The proteins below are encoded in one region of Telopea speciosissima isolate NSW1024214 ecotype Mountain lineage chromosome 10, Tspe_v1, whole genome shotgun sequence:
- the LOC122641626 gene encoding beta-glucosidase 12-like, translating into MATGGSETPVLLLGCLLLLVNSVAVASQDSVSFNRSSFPEGFIFGTASASYQYEGAAQEGGKGPSTWDVFTQRYPGKIKDHSNGDVADDSYHKYQEDVGIMKEMGLDAYRFSISWPRLLPHGKLSRGVNEEGIIYYNGLINELISNGMRPFVTLFHWDLPQALEDEYGGFLSPHIIDDFRDYAELCYREFGNRVKHWITLNEPWSLSIGGYDLGIHAPGRCSKFVGNCSSGNSATEPYLAGHHQLLAHAAAVKVYKDKYQASQKGKIGITLVSHWMVPFSKDVSNYVAAQRALDFMFGWFMQPLAYGHYPKSMRSLLGNRLPEFSKEQSVMVKGSFDFLGLNYYTANYAANSPYSNSVNKSYFTDFHANLMGVRHGVPIGQKTGSAWLYMYPRGIWELLLLTKKRYNNPTIYITENGVSEVNNDTLTLEEALKDNMRIEYHRRHLIFIRKAIKEGVDVRGYFAWSLLDNFEWGDGYTVRFGINYVDYKNGLKRYPKHSAIWFKKFLQR; encoded by the exons ATGGCAACTGGAGGCTCTGAAACTCCAGTTTTGCTCTTAGGTTGCCTCCTCCTCCTGGTCAACTCGGTGGCCGTGGCGAGTCAAGACTCGGTTTCATTCAACCGGAGCAGTTTTCCTGAGGGTTTCATCTTTGGCACAGCTTCTGCTTCTTACCAG TATGAAGGTGCAGCTCAAGAAGGTGGTAAAGGCCCCAGTACGTGGGATGTTTTCACTCAAAGATAtccag GTAAGATAAAGGATCATAGTAATGGAGATGTAGCCGATGATTCTTATCACAAATACCAG GAAGATGTAGGGATAATGAAGGAAATGGGATTGGACGCTTACAGATTCTCCATCTCTTGGCCCCGGTTACTGCCTC ATGGAAAATTGAGTAGGGGAGTGAATGAGGAAGGAATCATATATTACAACGGTCTCATCAACGAGCTCATATCCAATG GTATGCGGCCCTTCGTGACTCTATTTCATTGGGATCTTCCACAAGCCCTAGAAGACGAGTATGGTGGTTTCTTAAGTCCTCACATCAT TGATGATTTCCGTGACTATGCGGAGCTATGTTATCGAGAGTTTGGTAATCGAGTGAAGCATTGGATCACCTTGAATGAGCCATGGTCCCTCAGCATTGGAGGATATGACTTGGGCATCCATGCACCAGGCCGGTGTTCTAAATTTGTAGGAAATTGCAGCAGTGGGAATTCAGCAACAGAGCCATATTTGGCAGGCCACCACCAGCTTCTTGCTCATGCAGCCGCTGTTAAAGTGTACAAGGACAAGTATCAG GCTTCACaaaagggcaaaattggaataacATTAGTCTCACACTGGATGGTGCCTTTCTCCAAAGATGTATCCAACTATGTTGCGGCTCAGCGAGCACTTGATTTCATGTTTGGATG GTTTATGCAACCATTAGCCTATGGTCACTATCCAAAAAGCATGCGATCTCTGCTCGGAAACCGCTTGCCGGAGTTCTCGAAAGAGCAATCTGTGATGGTAAAAGGATCCTTTGATTTCTTGGGACTAAATTACTATACTGCTAATTATGCAGCTAATTCTCCCTACAGTAACAGTGTTAACAAGAGCTATTTCACAGATTTTCACGCTAATCTCATGG GGGTGCGGCATGGGGTCCCCATTGGTCAAAAG ACTGGTTCGGCTTGGCTCTACATGTATCCTCGAGGAATCTGGGAGCTTCTGCTTCTTACAAAGAAAAGATACAACAATCCAACAATCTATATTACTGAAAATG GAGTATCGGAAGTCAATAACGATACACTAACGTTGGAGGAAGCTCTGAAGGACAACATGAGAATAGAGTACCATCGTCGCCATCTTATATTCATTCGCAAAGCCATCAA AGAGGGTGTGGATGTGAGGGGATACTTTGCTTGGTCACTTCTGGACAACTTCGAGTGGGGCGATGGATACACAGTTCGTTTTGGTATTAATTATGTGGACTACAAAAATGGACTGAAGAGA
- the LOC122641628 gene encoding G patch domain-containing protein 11, with product MAETNKDTKTEADEEDYMGDLSLFLPPETTESSKISQKKNSNTKTLINQPSTKKLKTLNWQEHRRLDRERKQRDEDDQTLAKLDYAIPQSNIGFKMLKQMGYNPGSALGKDGSGLAEPVCLEIRRSRAGIGREDPHKEKQRREEAIAEMMSKKEEALMAEFGSRQKSQWRSRKIAGDFSKAKAALAQLENREVIESDKEDEDSDGDEEEEEEEEEEITEEDLQEILMKLRDGHRYCLFCGCQYESVEALLSNCPGTNEDDH from the exons ATGGCGGAAACAAATAAGGATACAAAAACTGAAGCTGATGAAGAAGATTACATGGGCGATCTCTCTCTATTCCTCCCTCCCGAAACCACTGAGTCTTCTAAAATCTCTCAAAAAAAG AACTCCAACACCAAAACCCTCATCAATCAACCCTCAACGAAGAAACTGAAGACCTTAAACTGGCAAGAACACCGGAGACTCGATCGAGAGCGGAAGCAGAGAGACGAAGACGATCAAACCCTAGCGAAACTAGATTATGCGATACCTCAATCCAACATTGGGTTCAAGATGTTGAAGCAGATGGGGTACAATCCCGGTTCAGCGCTGGGCAAGGACGGATCCGGTCTGGCCGAACCGGTTTGTCTCGAGATACGGCGGTCGAGGGCGGGAATTGGGAGGGAAGACCCGCACAAGGAAAagcaaaggagagaagaagcCATAGCGGAGATGATGAGCAAGAAGGAAGAGGCTTTAATGGCCGAGTTCGGTTCTCGACAAAAGTCTCAATGGAGAAGCCGCAAGATTGCTGGTGACTTCAGTAAGGCCAAAGCGGCACTTGCCCAGTTGGAGAACAGGGAGGTTATCGAATCCGATAAGGAAGACGAAGACAGTGATGgagatgaagaggaagaggaggaagaagaagaagagataacaGAAGAG GATTTGCAAGAGATATTGATGAAGCTCAGAGATGGACATCGGTATTGCCTCTTCTGCGGATGTCAG TATGAATCAGTGGAGGCACTGTTATCCAACTGTCCAGGAACTAATGAGGATGACCATTGA